The following are from one region of the Camarhynchus parvulus chromosome 3, STF_HiC, whole genome shotgun sequence genome:
- the ZC3H12D gene encoding probable ribonuclease ZC3H12D, producing the protein MALASSISSKAAPPHSRKASAAGVEVHQSKMDFFCKLGYCKQDICKVLENLGQEALEDDVLKELIRMGSKPQALEDQAQPSQLKLVARGSCSTSPGLKWLGEDESDSSDSLRPIVIDGSNVAMSHGNKEVFSCWGIQLVVDWFRERGHTYIKVFVPLWRKEPPRQDSPIADQHILEELEKQSILVYTPSRKVKGKRVVCYDDRYIVKVAYERDGVIVSNDHYRDLQNENPEWKWFIEQRLLMYSFVSNRFMPPDDPLGRHGPTLSNFLSKKPVLPEKKWQPCPYGKKCTYGNKCKFYHPERQHQAQISVADELRAKTKVPLSQGKEEERCQCSPCDTCTETLQEARGCSASSCCPGRSRGSCSGQTFRAWLSSAGSDLRRDPRLPQPEPLLLQMSAVSIREDTYGCSWSRCASRDRGVTESPQPCSDLLSLHPARGLERPGSPGCPFQRGALPAVPGGMRPERGWAQERPGVQGAGHRSRSFPRGAQHEQALESQQPLLLQCPALCPAPLPPYGEPRPHRQPQQQRPVPSQAPGQPSQLEGSNGTGLFQNAHAYPSASYRDYWHTPAARPPSAQQRNIHRELCSPYPYSGMSQVMTLYPSIQEKGTGAPPL; encoded by the exons ATGGCACTGGCCAGTTCAATTTCTAGCAAAGCAGCACCACCACATTCCAGAAAAGCTTCTGCAGCAGGAGTGGAAGTGCACCAGAGCAAGATGGATTTTTTCTGCAAGCTGGGCTATTGTAAGCAGGACATCTGCAAAGTGCTGGAGAACCTGGGCCAAGAGGCCCTGGAGGATGATGTGCTGAAGGAACTGATTCGGATGGGGAGCAAACCTCAGGCTCTGGAGGACCAGGCTCAGCCTTCCCAGCTGAAGCTGGTAGCCCGTGGATCATGCAGCACCTCACCAGGACTGAAGTGGCTTGGAGAAGATGAAAGTGATTCTTCCGACTCCCTGAGGCCCATTGTGATCGATGGCAGCAATGTCGCCATGAG TCATGGAAACAAGGAGGTGTTCTCCTGCTGGGGCATCCAGCTGGTGGTGGATTGGTTTCGAGAGAGGGGGCACACTTACATCAAGGTTTTTGTCCCACTCTGGAGAAAGGAACCCCCTCGACAAGACAGCCCCATTGCAG ATCAGCACATCcttgaggagctggagaagcaaTCCATCCTGGTGTACACACCCTCCAGGAAGGTGAAGGGCAAGAGGGTGGTTTGCTACGACGATCGCTACATAGTGAAAGTCGCTTACGAGAGGGACGGAGTCATTGTTTCCAATGACCACTACCGGGACCTCCAGAATGAAAACCCCGAGTGGAAATGGTTCATTGAGCAGCGACTACTCATGTACTCCTTTGTCAGTAACAG GTTTATGCCTCCCGACGATCCATTAGGCCGGCATGGACCCACCTTAAGTAACTTCCTCAGCAAAAAGCCAGTGCTTCCTGAGAAAAAATGGCAGCCTTGCCCTTATG GTAAAAAATGCACCTATGGCAACAAATGCAAATTTTACCATCCAGAGAGACAACATCAAGCTCAGATTTCGGTTGCTGATGAGCTCAGGGCCAAAACAAAGGTCCCGTTAtcccaggggaaggaggaggagaggtgtCAGTGCTCCCCGTGCGACACCTGCACAGAAACTCTGCAGGAAGCCAGAGGCTGCTCGGcgtcctcctgctgcccaggccgGTCCCGGGGCAGCTGCTCGGGGCAGACATTCCGTGCCTGGCTCAGCAGCGCGGGCTCTGACCTGCGGAGGGACCCGCGCCTGCCGCAGCCGGagccgctgctgctgcagatgtcAGCGGTGTCCATCCGTGAGGACACCTACGGCTGCAGCTGGTCCCGGTGCGCCTCTCGGGACAGGGGGGTCACggagagcccccagccctgctccgaCCTGCTCTCGCTTCATCCCGCTCGGGGCTTGGAGCGCCCCGGCTCTCCCGGGTGCCCTTTCCAGCGAGGAGCGCTCCCGGCCGTGCCCGGCGGGATGCGCCCGGAGCGTGGCTGGGCTCAGGAGcgcccaggtgtgcagggagcaggacacaggagCCGCTCCTTCCCTCGCGGTGCTCAGCACGAACAGGCCCTGGAGAGCCAGCAGCCTCTTCTGCTGCAGTGCCCggctctgtgccctgccccgctgcccccgtACGGCGAGCCCCGGCCCCAtcgccagccccagcagcagcgccctgtgcccagccaggcccCCGGGCAGCCCTCGCAGCTGGAGGGCAGCAATGGAACGGGATTATTCCAGAACGCCCATGCCTACCCCAGTGCCTCTTACAGGGACTACTGGCACACCCCAGCTGCAAGGCCACCCTCTGCCCAGCAAAGAAACATacacagggagctgtgctccCCTTATCCCTACAGTGGGATGAGCCAGGTGATGACTTTGTACCCCAGTATCCAGGAAAAGGGCACTGGAGCACCTCCCCTATGA